The proteins below come from a single Demetria terragena DSM 11295 genomic window:
- a CDS encoding hemolysin family protein, which yields MNITIGLASIVLLTLATAYFVAQEFAYVAVDRGKLKRLAEEGDKPAERALRVTSRLSFALSGAQLGITVTALLVGYVSEPYLGQGLAELLVGVTPLSSAASLSISVIFALVFSTAIQMVVGELAPKNYAIARPVALARWLSRSTLAYLAIAGPLIKLFDGASTKLLRSVGIEPVEELAHGASAEDLQHIIDESEAGGLLDADLSQLLDRGLAFSELTAGEAMTPRVDVETIPETATVAEVVERLGTGHSRFPVVGESVDDVVGLVGTHEVLDVPPAERSSRRVSDVMDEPLRLPDTVPLPGALEQLRAAHRQLAVVVDEYGGLAGVLSLEDILEEVVGEIEDEGDAPEVNEVPSDDGWSVPARKRLDEIEDQTGISLTESDDYDTLSGLVLSELGRTAEVGDVVEVSWTHHDGEETQSRGARLIVEAVSRHVPETVRLVDTGAVAPSEEEVSR from the coding sequence ATGAACATCACGATCGGTCTGGCCAGCATCGTCCTCCTGACACTTGCCACCGCATACTTCGTGGCACAGGAGTTCGCGTACGTCGCCGTTGACCGCGGCAAACTGAAGCGTCTGGCCGAAGAGGGAGACAAACCCGCCGAGCGCGCGCTCCGCGTCACCTCGCGTTTGTCCTTCGCTCTATCCGGCGCCCAACTCGGGATCACCGTCACCGCCTTGCTCGTCGGATATGTCTCCGAGCCCTACCTCGGTCAGGGCCTCGCCGAGCTTTTGGTGGGAGTTACCCCGCTATCGTCGGCGGCCTCCCTTTCAATCTCGGTGATCTTTGCGCTGGTATTCAGTACCGCGATTCAAATGGTCGTGGGCGAACTCGCCCCCAAGAATTACGCAATCGCCCGGCCGGTCGCACTGGCCCGTTGGCTCTCGCGGTCCACGCTGGCCTACCTTGCGATTGCCGGCCCGCTGATCAAGCTCTTCGATGGTGCGAGCACCAAATTGTTGCGCTCAGTCGGCATCGAGCCCGTCGAAGAACTTGCGCACGGCGCCTCCGCCGAGGACCTGCAGCACATCATTGATGAGTCCGAGGCTGGCGGACTCCTGGACGCCGACCTGAGCCAGTTGCTTGACCGGGGCTTGGCCTTCTCGGAATTAACCGCGGGCGAGGCGATGACCCCCCGCGTCGACGTCGAGACCATTCCGGAGACTGCGACGGTCGCTGAGGTCGTCGAGCGCCTGGGCACCGGCCACTCCCGGTTCCCCGTTGTCGGCGAATCGGTGGATGACGTCGTCGGTTTGGTCGGCACGCACGAGGTCCTTGACGTTCCGCCAGCGGAGCGCAGCAGCCGTCGGGTGTCCGACGTGATGGACGAGCCGCTGCGACTGCCCGACACCGTCCCGCTCCCGGGCGCACTTGAGCAATTGCGGGCAGCGCATCGCCAGCTCGCGGTCGTCGTGGATGAATACGGTGGCCTCGCGGGCGTGCTCAGTCTGGAAGACATCTTGGAAGAGGTCGTGGGCGAGATTGAAGACGAGGGCGACGCGCCGGAGGTCAACGAAGTCCCCAGTGATGACGGTTGGAGCGTGCCCGCCCGTAAGCGCCTGGATGAGATCGAAGACCAGACCGGAATTTCCCTGACTGAATCCGATGACTACGACACCCTCAGCGGACTGGTCCTGTCCGAGCTGGGCCGTACGGCCGAGGTCGGTGACGTCGTCGAGGTCAGTTGGACCCACCATGACGGCGAGGAGACGCAGAGCCGGGGCGCTCGCTTGATCGTCGAGGCGGTGAGCCGCCACGTGCCAGAGACGGTGCGCTTGGTTGACACCGGAGCTGTCGCGCCGAGCGAAGAGGAGGTTTCGCGATGA
- a CDS encoding hemolysin family protein, producing the protein MSIGVALSLSLVLLILNAFFVAAEFAVIASKKHRLQDAAESGGRAARAALDASRELTLMLAGAQLGITLCTLGLGALAKPAVKELLSPVLKLTGLPDAFATGIAFALSVAVVVFLHMVVGEMAPKSWAISHPERSATLLALPFRAFTRSVRWALTGLNAVANALVRLAKVDPVDTVADAHGPQELQMLLAQSHEHGVLPDHEHRMLSGALRLEQETLADVTRPWREIVGVQVDATMDEACEMSRSTGRSRLVVLDGEDAVGLVHVRQLLIAPATSSVREQMHEIVSIPAAEPLIDALETMRARRAHLALVTSGSMMIGLASLEDVLERVVGRFDDESDLIDA; encoded by the coding sequence ATGAGTATTGGTGTCGCACTGAGCCTTTCGCTGGTCCTGCTCATTCTCAATGCGTTCTTTGTGGCCGCGGAGTTCGCGGTGATCGCGAGCAAGAAGCACCGCCTGCAGGATGCCGCCGAGTCGGGTGGGCGCGCGGCGCGTGCGGCGCTCGATGCCTCACGCGAACTCACGCTCATGCTGGCCGGTGCCCAACTCGGGATCACCTTGTGCACGCTCGGCCTCGGTGCACTGGCGAAGCCGGCAGTCAAAGAACTGCTGTCGCCGGTCCTCAAGTTGACCGGCCTGCCCGATGCCTTCGCCACGGGCATCGCGTTTGCCTTGTCTGTGGCCGTCGTGGTCTTTCTGCACATGGTGGTGGGCGAAATGGCGCCGAAGTCCTGGGCGATCTCTCACCCTGAGCGCAGCGCCACCTTGCTCGCGTTGCCGTTCCGGGCTTTTACGCGGTCGGTCCGCTGGGCGCTCACCGGCCTGAACGCGGTGGCAAATGCGTTAGTGCGGTTGGCCAAGGTCGACCCGGTGGACACGGTGGCTGACGCGCATGGGCCACAGGAACTTCAGATGCTGCTGGCTCAGTCCCATGAACACGGCGTTCTGCCGGACCATGAGCACCGCATGCTCAGCGGGGCGCTTCGACTAGAGCAGGAGACGCTCGCGGATGTCACGCGTCCCTGGCGGGAAATCGTCGGCGTCCAGGTCGATGCGACCATGGATGAAGCGTGCGAGATGAGCCGGTCTACGGGTCGTTCGCGACTCGTCGTGCTCGACGGTGAGGACGCTGTGGGTCTGGTGCACGTACGTCAACTGTTGATCGCTCCTGCGACCTCGAGCGTGCGCGAACAGATGCACGAGATCGTGTCGATTCCAGCGGCGGAGCCGTTGATTGACGCATTGGAGACCATGCGGGCACGGCGCGCGCACCTGGCGCTGGTGACGTCCGGATCGATGATGATTGGTCTCGCGTCCCTGGAGGATGTGTTGGAGCGCGTCGTCGGTCGGTTCGACGACGAGTCCGACCTGATCGACGCTTAA
- a CDS encoding dihydrodipicolinate synthase family protein: MTQPTPWRGIHVATALPFHDDLSVDYDAWGEHVRWLAENGMDGVTPNGSLGEYQTLTDAERAKVVEVAAQASLEGFGLMPGVAAYGSQETCRWIEQAASAGAHSVLLLPPNTFRADRETVLEHYRAAAAVGLPIVAYNNPIDTKVDLTPDLLAELHGEGLIVAIKEFTGDVRRAYEIRELAPDLDLLVGSDDVLLELGLAGAVGWIAGYPNALPNSTKELYDLATSGDSANLDRALELYRDLHSLLRWDSKTEFVQAIKLSMDIAGRPGGACRPPRRALPSDIAERVTVDTKIALSKGYN; the protein is encoded by the coding sequence ATGACCCAGCCCACTCCGTGGCGCGGCATCCACGTCGCCACTGCCCTGCCCTTCCACGACGACCTCTCCGTTGACTACGACGCCTGGGGTGAGCATGTGCGTTGGCTCGCTGAAAACGGCATGGACGGTGTGACCCCCAACGGGTCACTCGGTGAGTACCAGACTTTGACCGATGCGGAGCGTGCGAAGGTTGTCGAGGTCGCGGCTCAGGCGTCTCTCGAAGGCTTCGGCCTCATGCCGGGCGTGGCTGCGTACGGGTCACAAGAGACCTGCCGCTGGATCGAGCAAGCGGCCAGTGCCGGAGCGCACTCCGTGCTCCTGCTGCCGCCGAACACTTTCCGAGCCGACCGCGAGACGGTTCTGGAGCACTATCGCGCGGCGGCTGCTGTCGGACTGCCCATCGTGGCCTACAACAACCCGATCGACACCAAGGTTGATCTGACTCCTGACCTACTCGCGGAGTTGCACGGCGAGGGTCTCATCGTGGCCATCAAGGAGTTCACTGGAGACGTACGGCGCGCGTACGAGATCCGTGAACTGGCGCCTGACCTTGATCTGCTCGTGGGGAGCGATGACGTGCTGTTGGAGCTTGGTCTAGCGGGCGCAGTCGGATGGATCGCTGGCTACCCGAACGCCCTGCCGAACTCGACCAAGGAGCTCTATGACCTTGCGACGTCAGGGGATTCGGCAAATCTCGACCGTGCCCTCGAGCTGTACCGCGACCTGCACTCCCTGTTGCGATGGGACTCCAAGACCGAGTTCGTCCAGGCGATCAAGCTCTCAATGGACATCGCTGGTCGTCCAGGTGGGGCGTGCCGACCGCCGCGCCGGGCGCTCCCGAGCGACATCGCCGAGCGAGTGACCGTCGACACCAAGATTGCACTGTCCAAGGGCTACAACTAG
- a CDS encoding ornithine cyclodeaminase family protein → MAQLPFLTRDDIAALATDADAVDFLHHALEDGRVDPEQDSARLFSPAPGGEFLFMPTGGQEWSGVKLITIAPGNPANGKPKIQGHYTLIRSADLEPVAMLDGIELTLMRTPAVTVLAVRQLLAAGPQRSEGPLPVVIFGTGPQAARHLSMLADVVGPVDAVVVGRRDGSAEAFVESFSADGVQTRAGTAEDVRHAAVVICVTSSATPVLDGALISDNTIVAAVGSHGADKAELPADLVRRADVAVEARASAMRESGDLLQARPAQEWEDHTIGTLADLVNGSFTRHAGKPAVFSGVGMAWEDLVIATDLWNRSQG, encoded by the coding sequence ATGGCGCAGCTTCCCTTTCTCACCCGTGACGACATTGCTGCTCTCGCGACCGATGCCGATGCCGTCGACTTCCTGCACCACGCGTTAGAGGACGGTCGGGTCGATCCGGAGCAGGACAGCGCGCGGCTGTTCTCTCCGGCGCCTGGCGGCGAGTTCCTCTTCATGCCAACGGGCGGGCAGGAGTGGTCCGGCGTCAAACTGATCACCATCGCGCCCGGAAATCCCGCGAACGGCAAGCCGAAGATTCAGGGTCACTACACACTGATCCGCAGCGCCGACCTGGAGCCGGTCGCGATGCTCGATGGCATCGAGCTCACCCTTATGCGAACCCCTGCAGTGACCGTTTTGGCGGTACGCCAGTTGCTGGCGGCAGGACCACAGCGCTCCGAGGGACCACTTCCTGTCGTCATTTTCGGCACGGGACCCCAGGCCGCGCGTCACTTGAGCATGCTGGCGGATGTGGTCGGGCCAGTCGATGCAGTGGTGGTCGGACGGCGCGACGGGTCTGCTGAAGCATTCGTTGAATCTTTCTCCGCGGACGGAGTGCAGACGCGAGCAGGCACGGCAGAAGACGTACGTCACGCTGCGGTGGTGATCTGCGTAACCTCTTCAGCAACACCGGTATTGGACGGCGCATTGATCTCTGACAACACGATCGTGGCGGCTGTTGGGTCGCACGGTGCAGACAAAGCCGAGCTTCCCGCCGACCTAGTGCGACGCGCCGATGTCGCCGTGGAAGCGCGGGCGTCGGCCATGCGGGAGTCGGGCGACCTGCTGCAGGCGCGTCCGGCTCAAGAATGGGAAGACCACACCATCGGAACGCTGGCGGACTTGGTGAACGGGTCCTTCACCCGCCACGCTGGAAAGCCAGCGGTTTTTTCTGGTGTCGGGATGGCCTGGGAAGACCTCGTCATCGCCACCGACCTTTGGAACAGGAGTCAGGGATGA
- a CDS encoding aldehyde dehydrogenase (NADP(+)) — protein MNNGQQASVDQLVATAATAANAWAGASRADRARVLDSVADALDAAADQLIPLAEKESHLPLARLQGELKRTTFQIRLLGSAVADGGYLDVRVDRPDPDWPMGAPRPDLRRTAIPLGPVVVFAASNFPFAFSVAGGDTAAALAAGCPVLVKAHGGHPELSDATAEIVTAALQQAGAPDGLFGMVHSEEDGRALLTHPDVKAGAFTGSIPAGRALFDIAQSRPEPIPFFGELGSTNPVVVTRGAAAKRADEIVEGFVGSFTMGAGQFCTKPGIFAVPAESKMVELIRAASFPDAAPMLNERIASGHERVRTQLKDIDGVDVVAEHAEAASDSTAPLLLQTTGENFINKVDEVAVECFGPTALVVTYRDDQEALAIADALEGQLTATIMGEDDDDLVPELATTLARKAGRVLWNQWPTGVSVTYAQQHGGPYPASTAAGTSSVGTAAITRFTRPVAWQGFPEHLLPEELRDHSTAATPRTVDGRLGGDPQ, from the coding sequence ATGAATAACGGACAGCAGGCTTCCGTCGATCAGCTGGTTGCGACGGCTGCGACCGCCGCAAACGCCTGGGCCGGTGCGTCGCGCGCCGACCGGGCGCGCGTGCTCGACTCGGTCGCGGATGCTCTCGACGCGGCCGCGGATCAACTGATCCCGCTCGCTGAGAAGGAAAGCCATCTTCCGCTTGCTCGGCTCCAAGGGGAACTCAAGCGGACGACCTTCCAGATCCGTCTGTTGGGAAGCGCGGTAGCTGATGGCGGCTATCTCGACGTTCGAGTCGATCGCCCCGACCCGGACTGGCCGATGGGCGCCCCGCGACCTGACTTGCGGCGTACCGCGATTCCGCTCGGGCCGGTGGTCGTCTTTGCGGCCTCCAACTTTCCCTTTGCGTTCAGCGTTGCGGGCGGCGACACAGCCGCCGCGCTGGCAGCCGGATGCCCGGTGCTGGTCAAGGCACATGGTGGACACCCCGAACTCTCGGACGCCACGGCCGAGATCGTGACCGCGGCACTGCAGCAGGCAGGCGCGCCGGACGGACTGTTCGGCATGGTGCACTCCGAAGAAGACGGACGCGCGTTGCTGACGCACCCTGACGTCAAGGCCGGTGCGTTCACGGGCTCGATTCCGGCGGGTCGAGCCTTGTTCGATATTGCACAGTCCCGCCCAGAGCCGATCCCGTTCTTTGGTGAACTCGGCAGCACTAACCCTGTCGTCGTGACACGTGGCGCAGCCGCGAAGCGCGCGGACGAAATCGTCGAGGGTTTCGTGGGGTCATTCACGATGGGTGCCGGCCAATTCTGCACGAAGCCAGGCATTTTCGCGGTCCCTGCCGAGTCCAAAATGGTCGAACTTATTCGCGCCGCAAGCTTCCCGGACGCCGCGCCGATGCTCAATGAGCGTATTGCGAGTGGTCACGAACGAGTACGCACGCAGCTGAAGGACATTGATGGTGTCGACGTCGTGGCGGAGCACGCGGAGGCCGCGAGCGATTCGACCGCGCCGTTGCTCTTGCAGACGACCGGTGAGAACTTCATCAACAAGGTTGATGAGGTTGCGGTCGAGTGCTTTGGGCCGACTGCCCTTGTGGTGACCTACCGCGACGACCAGGAAGCCTTGGCCATCGCGGATGCATTGGAGGGTCAACTCACCGCCACCATCATGGGTGAAGACGACGACGACCTTGTGCCTGAACTCGCAACTACGTTGGCACGCAAGGCTGGTCGCGTGTTGTGGAACCAATGGCCGACCGGCGTCTCGGTGACCTACGCGCAGCAGCACGGCGGACCATACCCGGCTAGCACCGCAGCGGGCACGAGTTCGGTGGGTACCGCCGCCATCACCCGGTTTACCCGGCCGGTTGCGTGGCAGGGCTTTCCTGAGCATCTGCTGCCTGAGGAACTGCGCGATCATTCCACGGCCGCAACCCCGCGGACTGTCGACGGGCGGCTTGGAGGTGACCCCCAGTGA
- a CDS encoding proline racemase family protein: MRTTRVIHAVDSHTEGMPMRVVTGGVETFPGDTMAERRAWFIENRDDLRLFLMREPRGHASMSGSILQPPTRPDADFGVLFIEVSGLLPMCGHGTIGTATVLVETGMVPVVEPVTTIRLDTPAGLVEAAVTVKDGHAESVTLRNVASFVVGLDRVVMVPGLGDVRYDMAFGGNFYAVVDLADLGLPFERSAKQRLLDAGLAIMGAINEHDRPQHPVQSDIAGCRHVYLKAPGSTAQHSRHAMAIHPGWFDRSPCGTGTSARMAQLHARGELGLGADFINESFIGSQFVGRLVEETTVGGRPAVIPLITGRAWVTGTAQYMLDPTDPFPHGFDL; this comes from the coding sequence GTGAGGACCACCCGGGTCATCCACGCGGTCGATTCCCACACCGAAGGAATGCCGATGCGCGTTGTCACCGGAGGGGTCGAGACCTTTCCGGGGGACACGATGGCCGAGCGTCGTGCGTGGTTCATCGAAAATCGGGATGACTTGCGACTGTTTCTCATGCGTGAGCCGCGCGGCCACGCGTCGATGAGCGGGTCCATCCTGCAGCCGCCAACTCGGCCGGATGCGGACTTCGGAGTGCTCTTCATTGAAGTCAGTGGCCTCCTGCCGATGTGTGGACACGGCACCATTGGCACGGCCACTGTGCTCGTCGAAACCGGCATGGTTCCGGTCGTCGAACCGGTGACGACGATCCGGTTGGATACCCCCGCCGGTCTGGTCGAAGCCGCGGTCACTGTCAAAGACGGCCACGCCGAGTCAGTGACCCTTCGCAACGTGGCCTCGTTTGTCGTGGGACTGGATCGGGTGGTCATGGTGCCTGGCCTTGGCGACGTGCGTTACGACATGGCGTTCGGCGGCAACTTCTATGCCGTGGTCGACCTGGCGGACCTTGGACTACCGTTCGAGCGATCAGCAAAGCAGCGCCTGTTGGACGCCGGATTGGCGATCATGGGCGCCATCAACGAGCACGATCGGCCACAGCACCCGGTCCAGTCCGACATTGCTGGATGTCGTCACGTCTACCTCAAGGCACCCGGATCAACAGCGCAGCACTCGCGCCATGCCATGGCGATCCACCCTGGATGGTTTGACCGGTCGCCCTGCGGGACGGGCACGAGCGCGCGGATGGCGCAACTCCATGCTCGCGGCGAGCTTGGCCTCGGGGCCGACTTCATCAACGAATCGTTCATCGGAAGCCAATTCGTCGGGCGGTTGGTCGAGGAAACCACGGTCGGTGGACGTCCCGCCGTCATTCCCCTGATTACGGGGCGGGCCTGGGTGACCGGGACTGCCCAATACATGCTCGACCCCACTGATCCATTTCCCCACGGTTTTGACCTGTGA
- a CDS encoding NAD(P)/FAD-dependent oxidoreductase — MNGAADVVVIGAGAVGAAVAWYATRAGLSVEVLERGSIVSGTSSACEGNLLVSDKEAGPELDLALYSHHVWNTDLAEYAHLWEFEAKGGLVVSSSAAGAAGLAQLANRQRRAGVMVQDVAADEIHDYEPHLVEGMAGAAFYPQDCQVQPMLLAAHLLRLAREGGARVRTQTEVTGIIRAGERVVGVQTERGDIAAGLVVNAAGTWAGEIAAMAQVRVPVLPRRGFILVTEPLPPTVFHKVYSGEYVASTQSSDEGLQTSTVVEGTKSGTILIGSSRERVGFDRAPSLPALREIAGNALALFPGLAEVAVMRSYLGFRPYCPDHLPVIGPDPRAPGLWHAAGHEGAGIGLSVGTAALLVQSIVGSSVEMPLAPFAPERFSWKTAS, encoded by the coding sequence ATGAACGGCGCGGCGGACGTGGTGGTAATTGGCGCTGGGGCTGTGGGAGCAGCCGTCGCCTGGTACGCCACGCGCGCGGGTTTGAGCGTGGAGGTGCTTGAGCGGGGCTCGATCGTCAGCGGAACCTCGAGTGCTTGCGAAGGCAATCTGTTGGTCTCTGACAAAGAGGCAGGGCCCGAACTCGACCTCGCGCTCTACAGCCATCATGTCTGGAATACCGATCTGGCCGAGTACGCCCACCTTTGGGAGTTCGAGGCCAAGGGTGGTCTCGTGGTGAGTTCAAGCGCAGCAGGTGCGGCGGGCTTGGCCCAGTTGGCCAACCGGCAGCGGCGCGCTGGAGTGATGGTGCAGGACGTGGCGGCCGACGAAATCCACGACTACGAGCCGCATCTCGTGGAGGGGATGGCCGGTGCCGCGTTCTATCCCCAGGACTGTCAGGTGCAGCCCATGCTGCTCGCTGCGCACCTGTTGCGGCTGGCGCGCGAAGGCGGTGCGCGCGTACGCACCCAGACTGAGGTCACCGGGATTATCCGTGCGGGGGAGCGGGTCGTGGGCGTTCAGACTGAGCGCGGTGACATTGCTGCGGGTCTAGTGGTGAACGCCGCAGGCACCTGGGCAGGCGAGATCGCCGCCATGGCACAGGTCCGGGTGCCGGTTCTGCCTCGGCGCGGTTTTATCCTCGTGACTGAGCCCCTTCCGCCGACTGTCTTTCACAAGGTCTATTCCGGCGAATACGTTGCGAGCACGCAGAGTTCGGACGAGGGCCTGCAGACCTCAACCGTCGTTGAAGGCACTAAGTCGGGGACGATCCTCATCGGCTCGTCACGGGAGCGGGTCGGCTTTGACCGAGCCCCCTCACTCCCAGCGCTTCGGGAGATCGCAGGTAATGCGCTGGCGTTGTTCCCAGGCCTGGCAGAGGTCGCCGTGATGCGTAGTTATCTGGGTTTCCGGCCGTACTGCCCAGACCATCTCCCCGTGATCGGACCCGATCCGCGTGCGCCGGGTCTTTGGCATGCGGCGGGGCACGAGGGCGCGGGCATTGGGCTGTCGGTCGGCACCGCTGCGTTGCTGGTGCAGTCCATCGTGGGGTCGTCGGTGGAGATGCCCTTGGCGCCTTTTGCTCCGGAACGGTTCTCTTGGAAGACCGCATCGTGA
- a CDS encoding (2Fe-2S)-binding protein: MNDRITLTLNGSELTGRAGQSIGSVLTEQGVRSWRTTRNGGRPRGLFCGIGVCFDCLITVDGRPNQRACLVTAEDGMVLSTEGLPRG; the protein is encoded by the coding sequence GTGAATGATCGGATCACCTTGACCCTCAACGGAAGTGAGCTCACGGGGCGCGCGGGGCAAAGCATCGGATCGGTTTTGACCGAACAGGGCGTTCGCTCGTGGCGGACCACGCGCAACGGGGGTCGGCCCCGCGGATTGTTCTGTGGCATTGGTGTCTGTTTCGACTGCCTGATCACCGTGGACGGCCGGCCCAACCAACGCGCCTGTCTGGTGACTGCTGAAGATGGCATGGTGCTGAGCACCGAAGGGCTCCCTCGTGGCTAG
- a CDS encoding FAD-dependent oxidoreductase: MARPTLTFDVLVVGAGPAGLEAAVTAAEHGLAVALIDAARYPGGQFWRNAGDDAAAGQHGWSRFTRLRARLLRVEADGRLAYLPGHDVWFVEPCESGYRLHLSAPTGTAAGPGSVAAPHLVLCPGGYDRQLPVPGWDLPGVMSAGGVQALLKGHRTLAGKRAVIAGTGPFLLPVATGLAAAGAEVVALCEAGSPARWARNPRGALSVPSKGIEALGYALQLARQRIRYQTRTVVSEVFGDSEVAGVRLSRLDRHGELRADAPTREIAADVVAFGWGFTPSLELITAVGASTRVDIDESLVVAVDAWQRTDVAGVYAAGEATGVGGSVLAQAEGRLAGLAVARDTGHDIDIRDAVRTQSAISRHRAFAAAMHRAHPIPEGWRSWLREDTVLCRCEEVQIGDVEHVRDLLGASDARTVKLLARPGMGWCQGRICGFATAKLATGKGRPLAHADLAATAKRTLAAPVSLTHLASEHGEPPPAS, from the coding sequence GTGGCTAGGCCGACGTTGACCTTTGACGTGCTGGTGGTGGGCGCCGGGCCAGCAGGTCTCGAAGCGGCAGTGACCGCTGCCGAACACGGCCTCGCCGTTGCTCTCATCGATGCCGCCCGCTATCCAGGTGGGCAGTTTTGGCGCAACGCTGGAGACGACGCCGCGGCCGGACAACACGGCTGGTCGCGATTTACCCGCCTGCGCGCCCGACTGCTGCGCGTTGAGGCCGATGGTCGGCTCGCGTACCTGCCCGGCCACGACGTGTGGTTCGTGGAGCCGTGTGAATCCGGCTACCGCCTGCACCTGAGCGCTCCCACCGGCACAGCGGCCGGGCCCGGATCGGTGGCGGCGCCCCACCTGGTGCTGTGCCCGGGTGGCTACGACCGCCAACTCCCGGTGCCTGGTTGGGATCTTCCTGGTGTCATGAGCGCAGGAGGGGTTCAGGCACTGCTGAAGGGCCATCGCACCCTGGCCGGGAAGCGCGCGGTGATTGCTGGGACGGGACCATTCCTGCTCCCTGTTGCCACTGGGCTCGCTGCGGCGGGCGCCGAGGTCGTCGCGCTCTGTGAGGCCGGGAGCCCAGCGCGTTGGGCGAGGAACCCTCGTGGCGCACTATCGGTGCCCTCCAAAGGAATTGAAGCCCTGGGCTACGCCCTTCAACTGGCGAGACAGCGCATCCGATATCAGACACGTACGGTCGTGTCCGAAGTGTTTGGGGACTCTGAGGTTGCGGGTGTACGCCTGTCGCGCCTTGACCGACATGGCGAGCTGCGCGCAGATGCTCCGACTCGGGAGATTGCGGCTGACGTGGTGGCTTTTGGTTGGGGATTTACGCCGTCGCTCGAACTGATCACCGCAGTCGGAGCGTCCACCCGGGTCGATATTGATGAGTCCTTGGTCGTCGCCGTGGATGCCTGGCAGCGAACTGATGTGGCCGGCGTCTACGCCGCGGGCGAGGCAACCGGCGTCGGAGGCTCGGTGCTCGCACAAGCTGAGGGTCGGCTCGCTGGTTTGGCGGTCGCCAGAGACACCGGTCACGACATCGACATCCGGGACGCCGTCCGGACGCAGTCGGCGATCAGTCGCCATCGCGCATTTGCTGCCGCTATGCACCGGGCGCACCCGATCCCCGAAGGCTGGCGGAGTTGGCTGCGCGAGGACACGGTGCTGTGTCGGTGTGAAGAGGTGCAGATTGGCGATGTTGAGCACGTCCGCGACCTGCTCGGGGCGAGCGACGCGCGGACGGTGAAGTTGCTCGCTCGGCCCGGAATGGGCTGGTGCCAGGGCCGAATCTGTGGCTTCGCAACCGCGAAACTGGCTACGGGAAAGGGCCGTCCGCTGGCGCACGCCGACCTGGCCGCAACGGCAAAACGCACCCTCGCAGCGCCAGTGTCCTTGACCCACTTGGCGTCGGAGCATGGTGAGCCTCCGCCAGCGTCCTAG
- a CDS encoding GntR family transcriptional regulator, translated as MVSQLSSPQRFEKVSLRDQVSRALRAAIVSGELEPGEIYSAPALGSRFGVSATPVREAMLDLVRENLVETVPNKGYRVTEIKDEDLDHVTELRMLIEPPLAGQVTAHVPESDFPVLRAAAQLIVDGAEAGDLVAYTESDRQFHLKLLAYTGNPRVTALIAELRGQTRLFGLASLLERGELVDSAQEHHAILDAVEARDAERVESLMRDHIRQTRGRWAHPDHDQ; from the coding sequence GTGGTGAGTCAGCTCAGCAGCCCCCAGCGGTTCGAAAAAGTGAGCCTGCGCGACCAGGTGTCGCGCGCGCTGCGTGCTGCCATTGTGTCGGGCGAACTTGAGCCCGGTGAGATCTATTCGGCGCCAGCGCTGGGATCGCGGTTTGGGGTGTCGGCAACGCCGGTCCGCGAGGCGATGCTTGACCTGGTTCGCGAGAACCTCGTAGAGACGGTCCCCAACAAGGGCTACCGCGTGACCGAGATCAAGGATGAGGATCTCGATCACGTGACCGAACTGCGCATGCTCATTGAACCGCCGCTGGCGGGCCAAGTGACCGCGCACGTCCCAGAGTCTGACTTCCCCGTGCTACGCGCCGCGGCACAGTTGATCGTTGATGGTGCCGAAGCGGGGGACCTTGTCGCCTACACCGAGAGCGACCGACAGTTCCATCTGAAACTCCTTGCCTACACGGGCAACCCACGAGTGACCGCGCTCATCGCCGAACTCCGCGGGCAAACTCGACTGTTCGGGCTGGCTTCATTGCTGGAACGCGGCGAGCTGGTCGACTCGGCACAGGAGCACCACGCCATCCTGGACGCGGTCGAGGCGCGCGACGCCGAGCGAGTCGAATCGTTGATGCGCGACCACATCCGCCAGACCCGTGGGCGATGGGCGCATCCTGACCACGATCAGTAG